The following is a genomic window from Elaeis guineensis isolate ETL-2024a chromosome 10, EG11, whole genome shotgun sequence.
atattgggacagagcttttatagGCGAGATTTAGTattatcaacttcattgaacttagatctattattttatttttagtgaaactttattggatattagatatttgatttaattatttaaattaaaattgaataataattatttaaatttattctgctgtgatcattgatatcgtgatgagatgccttgcatgcttatagagagagttcttcataagtatgcgacggttgctgCGACCTCCTGCTCACGATCTCGGATCGGAGACGTGATAATTTACCTAAAATACTCATTCACATGTCATTATAACGGTAAGATTATATTTATTGATTGTTGTTACAGGAGCAAGAACAATTATATCCTCCAATCTTGTCCTTATTGGAAGAAAATTTTAACAGATATGACCCTCGGAAGGGATcaaaataaaagataagttttgtatttgtaaaaaataatagatttatcatttttttgaaaaaaaaactaGAGTGATAAAGTttcatagattaaattattttatattttattaatatctatatatttttatattacataaatatgttaatttagataaaaatatattatctctataatattaaattataaattatatatatatatatatatatatataattttttatcttaattaTTAATATCCATGtgtaattttttttacataattgGATTATGTCTTGACCTATTTTGTATCACATGTGCAACTTTTTTTACATGATCGGGATCATGTCTTGCAATAAGAAAAGAATTATATGCCACCTATCAATCATTTGATATACAAATAacatgttataatttttaatatatttaaaaataaaaaatgagaaaaactcattcaaaaaataataaaatatttttctatataaatatttatttatttaatatttctcCATCTCACGTGCGTGCCATGCATCAAAAAGAATGGCGTCCTCGCATCCCGCTACAGCCGTTATTTAGACCGTAGTCCGGGCTACGATTACGCTTCCACTACCccaaccttctctctcattaaaaCAGCAGCGGCAGAAGGAGCCACTTCAGAAAATAATAAAATGTGCTTCTAtgcaaatatttatttatttaatattcctCCCTCTCACGTGCGTGCCATGCATTTAAAAAAAAGGAATACGATGGTGCTCTCGCGCCTCTTATTTAGACCGTAGTCCGGGCTACGATTACGCTTCCACCACCacaaccttctctctcattaaaaCAGCAGCGGAAGGAGTCGCGGCAGCGAGGGAGACGCGTGCTCTCCAAGCCATCTCCTTCTCCCCCTCACATTCCCTCCTACCCAAACCCTAGAGCTCCTCCCTTCCCTTCTCTCCAATTCCGATCTCCCTCACCTCTCTTCCTTCGAATCCTCCTTCTCTGACGATCTCTTCTCCAATCGATCCAGATCTGCTGAATTCCCCTCCGTATCTATCAAATTCCACCATCTAGACATAGATTTCTCCCTTCTTGCCCAGGAATTCacattctttttctcaaaaatctcgCGTTCAATCGTTTCAATCCGATCTCCAAGGTTCTTTGCCAGTTGTCAAGGTCTGATTCTGGGTTTCTTCTCTTGTTTATTTTAAAGATCGAGGTAGTTGGATCGATTTTAGAGGCCAAAATTTTACCTGCATTGCCACTAGCTGATCTTTTTGATCGCGAATTCCGATTTTGACGATAGTTCGATCATTGCTTAAGAATTTTGTGTTTTCTTGTTTGTCAGATTCTAAGTTCATTCTATTTTTATCCAATCTGGGAATGGGATCAGAGTAGTGGGAGTGGTTGTGACAGCGCAATCGGGCAATGCTTTGATTTCCGAGAAGATGCAGTTTCCGGTCGTCAGCGGCGGTGGTGGCATGGGAGCGAGCTGCAGTCGCACCAGCGGCTGTGGTTCCCGGATGAGCGGGATGGATTCATCTCGTGGATCCGGGCGGAGTTCGCGGCGGCCAACGCCATTATCGACTCGCTGATACATCACCTTCGGGCCATCGGCGAGCCTGTGGAGTACGATGCTGTGGTTGGGTTCATCCAGCAGCGGCGCTGCAGCTGGAACCCAGTCCTCCACCTGCAGCAGTACTTCTCAGTCGCCGACGTCGCCTACGCTCTGCAGCAGATCGCCTGGAGGAAGCAGCAGAGGCGCTTTGACCACCCGAAGGTGGCGGGGAAAGAATTCAAGAAGCCTGCAGTTGGTTGCAGGCATAAGTTTGAGAGTGCAAGGGAGAATCGCAGCTGCTCAGCTTCTTCTGCTAGTTTGGATGCAGAGGGGAAGGGGGAGGATAAGttaggaaaagaagaagatggcAACCTAAAGGGCGAAGCCCAATTTCCAGACGGCGATTGCTCCGTAGTTGCAGCGAAGGAGGGTAAGAATAGCTATTTTGGTATTGGTTATGCATTAACGAATGCCATATTTTTTGGTGTTATCtggctgaatttttaattttttaatatctattttCAGTTATTTCAACATTAATTCAGTTAAGAAAGCAAATGCTGTAAAAAAAATGTTCGCATCAGTAGTGATTATGTTTGTTTAAGGCTTAATTATGCGAAAAACCccaaattttttaggattttcaatTTCATCCTAAACTTTTATTTAGTGCCACCAGATCATCGAATTTTCATATTGTTTCAATTCGGACCTTGATTCCAATTTCTGTCATCCAACCATATCAAAGTTATTATGTGGCTTGCTTTTGTGGCATTAGGTTGCTTATGTGACAAAGAAACTGACATAAAAACGTCCACTTTAAACAATTAAAATCCCATAGCAAACAAACTATGAGAGAAAAGATCAATAGAAAAAAGAAGGCAGGGGCTTACAAACCTAATCTCCCTTGCAAGCTTTTAATCCTCTTGGAAAATCCCAAATCAGCAACACCTTTCTCCTCCTCTGCAAACAAACACAAAACAACATAAATGGTGAGATAATGTGTGGAGAAGAGGCCAACAAAAAGCTGTCAAAAACTAAATtaaacacacaaaaaaaaaaaagaagaaagattcaaaACCTGAAGAGATGAATGGATTGGATTGGGAGCTTGTAAGACTAGCCTTGAGGAGGGCATGAAAGATGCAAAACCTACAAACCCAAAGCACTAGATTGCCCATTAGGGAGGAGGTGATCTTCCCATTTTAGCCATGGGGAAGCGACCTAAAGGAGACATCTTTAAGAAGGAAGGGATTGCTAATCAAAATGAGAAAGAAGGTCTTAGGCGAGTGAAgaagagaatttctcctattgatGAGAGGCAAGTGGAATGGTGAAGTTGGGATGAAAACGGATTGGAGGAGATAGAGTTGCATTAGCTTTAATATTTACTAATCCAAAAATAGAATTTCTTCCTTTTATTCCAAGTAggcaaaaagaagaggggatagAGATCCAGAGGTAGAGGAATTTTTTAGTCTTTCCATTGATAGAAATTCTAGATGGAagaagataggagaaagagagagacttctaaaattttttccaaatCAGCAAAAGGAGGCCACGTAAGCTGGTCACATATATCGCGTGACAACTCACTCACGGCAAACAGACGGAAATTAGAGCCAGGGTccaaattgaaagaatttaaaagTTTGATGATTTGATTGCActaaataaaaattcaagataaaattgaaaacCCATAAAAAGTTTAGGATTTTTTTGCATAATTAAGCCTTTGTTGAATTAACATCATACTATTGAAGGAAATATGACAGTAGAGACACTGCATTGATACATGTACATGTGACTTGGAGTTTGTAATGTGTAATTGTCAAACAATAATTCAAGAGCACATGGAGGTTTTTCAATTCATCAATCATGCAGCAATATCCATGATATCCTGGGTAACATTAAATGTCTAGTTTTTGTAAGTAATGCAGCTGCGAATAAACTCAATTATGTGGAAATTGTTTTGATAATGCTGGTTTTTGTAACAATCGAGTTCgttctattttttatattttttgtgtgCTTTCCAATTGTTTTATTTGATATACATGAAGCAAACCAACTTGGATACTGGAAGTATTGGGATGACTTgtttacttgttattatattgCATGCAGAAGTGGAAACGAATTGCAGTTCCATGACAGACTgtggaaagaaagatgaagaaaagtcgCTTGGAGATGTGTGTGTTAAGTTGGCGCCTAATGATTGCCAGACTTTGCAGTCTAAAGGTATGAGTGATGCAGTTCACCACTTAGTAGCGGGAGACTTCTACTTGGGGTAACACATCTGGTCTATAAACTGCACGTGCTTCCTAAGTGTatccttacttcaagagttctaagaTATCTGCTTGCCCAGCCTCACACCCAATACCTGCTCCAGCCCTATCTCTTAGTTTTGGCAACTTCGTGATATATGCATCCAAGAAAATGAATTTTTTCCTGGGAAACATAAATGACTGGtcgataatttatattttaaatcgagTTTATCTACTTGTCCTGGTAGATCAGGTGATAAAGGCTGCTGCCTTGTGACTTGAAGACATAAAATTTGTAGTGAaagcaaaggaaaaaaaaaacatactataagaaacaaaggaaacATAGCATCAACAAaacctgactgtgattacaataTACAAAGGAATACAAAGTTTTTTGATTACACTCGAGAAAAAATGAGTTGGTAAACCACTACATCTACCATATGCCATGCAGGTTGAATCTTTAACCTCTGCACTCACAATCTCCTACTCCTAGGATGCTTGGACCCTGTCCAAGAAGACGTTCAGCTTCAGTTGCTCCATAGTCGTTGTCAgtgaccagagagagagagagagagagacgcttTCTTTAAAGTCTTCTTTCATATCTAATTAGTTTTAGAAATTTCCTTCCAAACTGCTCCCATGGTCTATTCCAGCAGCTTTATTTTGGTTGCAATTAACCATTTGTTGCTTTTCTGTTATATGTGCTCTACGTCACACACAGCTACATGTTCATCAACACATGCATATCACATGTTTGATCATAAACCTCAGCATCAGCAGGCACTTGTCCGTTGTTTATTATGTGGAAAATATAGATGTATTCAGATTAGGCTGTGATATAAATGTTTCCTTCGAACCTTGTAGTTGCATGTGAAGTGACAGCTTGTGCCTCTTAGTCATTTCTTCTTGTTTGTCACTTGAAGGTTTTTTTGGACCTGAAATGTCGTGGAATATTCCATTTCCAACTGGTagcattagaatttgattaagaaAGTGATCATTAGTACCCTTTTTCACCAGAGAATTGCAACAGCATGCTTCTCTGGAGTGGTGAAGGTACAATGCCAAATCAAGATGAGAAACAGCAACCTATTGCAAATCCCAAAGTTTTTGTTAGTAATGAAATGTATGATGGAAAAACGGTAGGCTAATGGGGGGAAATATCTTGATGAGCTTCTTATGTTATCATCAATGTTATTCTTTCACTGTTATCCAACTATTTAAGAGCATTGTCTTGCTTTCATAGGTCAATGTTGTTGAAGGACTCAAGCTTTATGAAGAGTTATGTGACAAAATGGATATTACAAAACTTAGTTCATTGGCAGATGACTTGAGATCTGCTGGTCGTCGTGGAAAGTTTCAAGGCAAGTTGAACCATGTCAACCTCGTTCTACTTGAGTGAAAAAACATAACTCTTTTGGCTGTAAGcatgaatataaaaaaatatgattaatgtTAGTCTTCATGATACATGACATCTAACCTTGAGCATGAACTTAGTTTTTGAAAGGGTATGCATCAATTCTATGCATATCGACTTATTAGTCCGTTGATGGGAGAAAGAATATATAATCAGGGGCATTGTTTTAAAATGTGGTGCATGCAGCCACATATGTACCTGAATATGCAGATATGATGCCCTAACTGCACCGCATTTCCTATATGCAACTGCCATGTGCAGTTGGGTTGCATATGCACTGAAAAGACAGTTTGCTTGGTACCATGCAGCCAGATATATGGCCCACTTGATATTGTGATATATGTGGAATTCTAGCATTATGTTGCCGCATATGTGACCCTCTTAGCATCATGTGACCGCATATGTGGCTCATTCTGCTATGGTTAATTTAAACAGGATGGTTTTAGGCTAAATATTAAGTTCGTTATGGGTTTTGGGCTGGCCAGATACATGTATGTTAATATgctactatttttttattttatacaataatatattatttttcaattttaaagTATATTAACTTCATCTGTGGCTCGCATTCTGCATTTGTTTTATGTGATTTCTTGACTGCCTGAGTATAGCAGCAGCCTTTTGAAGCACCGACCAGGGGCCAACAAGATAAATATACTTCATCATATTGTATTGGTTATTGACATGCATTGGCATGGAAACTTGACCAATAGTATTGAAGTTTCTGAACTACATCTTTTGAAGTTTCTGCAAAAAGATTTTGAAGTTCAATATAAGTTGGCTCAAGGTCTTTTCTTCAAGTTGGTCATGACGTGTTATCAACCAAAACAAAATATGTTTTCCTTACTAGGCCATGTTTATGTAATTTCTCTAGATGTCTTGGGAGTTTGATTTGTGTTGCCTATCAGGCCAAAACAGCTAGATGAGCTGTCATTTGAAGTTATGAACTACATTTTTTGAAGTTTCTGCAAAAAGATTTTGAAGCTTAATATAAGTTGGCTTAAGGTCTTTTCTTCATGTTGGTCATGACGCATTATCAACCAAAACAAAATATGTTTTCCTTAGTAGGCCATGTTTATGTAATTTCTCTAGATGTCTTGGGAGTTTGATTTGTGTGGCCTATCAGGCCAAAACAGCTAGATGAGCTGTCATTTGAAGTTATGTTTGACTTCTTGGTTGATCTATATGTACCATTTTGGTTTGTTTGGGTCATAGTGAGAACTAACTAGTGTAGGAAGTTTCTAGGTCTCGTATTTATCTATTTCGTCTAACAAGAGTTTCAAGTTTGGCTACATATCATGCATAATTTTTATAATCATTAGAATTGTGTTTAGATTGTTCTGGGTGTTTCTCTTTATACAGGtattggaacttgtgaatcagtTGTGATAGCTCTCTTCATGAACTCTCAATTATAGTTTTCTTTCTTGTGCTCTTTTATTCTTTTTGGCTCTGCTTGGATGCTTTTAAACTATGAGAGTGGAAGAGGTGATTAAACCAAAATTGCCCTTATTTTAATGCTTATTttcgtttattttttttttaaaaaaaatttcccaACACCTAGAAAGAGCCTTACAATGGATAATCTGAAGAACTTTTCATCTTTTTCCTTTGAGGATTGTAGGTATCCTGAAAACTTGTGCATGACAATGTGGTTGAGGATACATTGCAGGAGGATAGTCAAACAGGAGAAGGTTACTTTaatattagaaaaagaaaaaaccccAAATATACTTCCTTTGCTCCCTTTTGGGACTCGAAATCAATAACTAGAAAATTTGAGAGGCTTCAATATAAACTTTTTTAACTAACATAATGAGGTGAAAAGGAAGTTTTATTTTGCTTAGATGGGATTGGGAAGCCCACCCTAAGGgaatgaataattattttttgcccTTAAAGGAGTATAATCTGACCCTTTTGAAGATGTAGTCTTGGAGCTACTTACATAGGAAATTCGATTCGGCAAATCATAATTTCGCACTAGTATGTATGTGCTTTAAGGGGATCACTATGTTTTTCAACAAAGAAATCTGATTGAAGACTTGATTTTCTAGTCCTTTTTACCTTGTTGTAAGCATGTGTCACTAGGACACTTCAAAATCAGGGTTTTTTAGCCATGTCCAGGCACTTGGATACTTGGACACTTGGTGACACTCCTTgacaattcaaatcaaaatccatgATATCT
Proteins encoded in this region:
- the LOC140852169 gene encoding RNA demethylase ALKBH10B-like, translated to MPRTTVKRENIMKSAEILSSFYFYPIWEWDQSSGSGCDSAIGQCFDFREDAVSGRQRRWWHGSELQSHQRLWFPDERDGFISWIRAEFAAANAIIDSLIHHLRAIGEPVEYDAVVGFIQQRRCSWNPVLHLQQYFSVADVAYALQQIAWRKQQRRFDHPKVAGKEFKKPAVGCRHKFESARENRSCSASSASLDAEGKGEDKLGKEEDGNLKGEAQFPDGDCSVVAAKEEVETNCSSMTDCGKKDEEKSLGDVCVKLAPNDCQTLQSKENCNSMLLWSGEGTMPNQDEKQQPIANPKVFVSNEMYDGKTVNVVEGLKLYEELCDKMDITKLSSLADDLRSAGRRGKFQGQTFVVLKRPERGHGREMIQLGLPIVEGPPADKNSAGTCRGKKVEAVPSLLQDILDCTVLQVLTVKPDYCIIDFFDEACLHFILDRMWHCLWTSSWRRPWGLQRFSQAFCLSRISPGDARQKCRSSTSTLTLGHIISHLSSIVAFQWNTAAVCCTCSSVPCACPTATSICWMDSGCTSNAHFSSTPCSWYRSLSSPTWVRPASPITTAPSSAHSRRN